The nucleotide sequence GCGGCATGCACAGATTAGGTTTTACTGCGGCGCAATTTGAAGCTGTGTATCAGCGTTTGCTCGCTTGCCAAAACGTGGCTAAACCTGTGCACTTGATTACTCATTTTGCCTGCGCCGATGAGCCTGATAATCCGTTTACGCTGGCGCAATACGATCAATTTTGCGAATTAACCCAAGCCCTTGATGGTGACCGCTCGCTTGCAAACTCAGCCGGTGCCTTGTATTGGCCGCAAACTCAGCGAGATTGGATTCGCCCTGGCATAGCCATGTATGGCGTGTCACCTGTGACTGGTGATGTCGGCAGTAATCATGGTTTAGTGGCGGCGATGGAATTGAAATCACGCTTAATTGCTATTCGTGACCATAAGGCTGGTGATTCAGTGGGTTATGGTGCTTATTGGCGCGCGCCGCAAGATACTCGTCTTGGGGTCGTGGCTATTGGTTATGGCGATGGTTATCCGCGTAATGCGCCATCTGGCACCCCAGTGTGGATTAATGGCCGGCGGGTACCGATTGTTGGGCGCGTCTCTATGGATATGCTTACCGTCGATTTAGGGCCAGCATCGAGCGATAACGTCGGTGATGATGTCTTATTGTGGGGACAAGCTTTACCCGTAGAAGAAGTCGCTGAGCATATTGGTACCATAGCTTATGAGCTAGTGACTAAGTTAACGCCGCGAGTCAGTTTGTTCTTTGAGTAATCCGTCTGCTTTGACATTAAACGGCGCCTAGCGCCGTTTTTGCTTATGCGTCGCCATCTTGTTAGGAATTGCCTTGAAGTCTTCTTATAAAACCATCTTTGCTAGTGTTAGCTTGTGTTTATTAACGGCTACTGCTGCGCCTGTACTGGCGCAAACTGGATTAGCTCAAGCACAATTAGATCAAACACAATTAGAACAAGCCGCTGCTACCAATGCTAAGTCACCCCCTGAATTTGCGGCTGTGCCTTTTGTGTTTTCTAGTGAAAATCTCAGTACCGCCTTTGGTGGTGCTGGCGTGATTAAGCATGCTGGGCAAGTGCAAGCGAGTATTTTTGGCATCGGCCTTTATTCAAGTAATGACAGTTATGTTACTTATCTTTCAGCCAATAATTATCAGTTGCCAGGGCTTGAGCAATGGCTCTTTAGCGCAGAAACCTATCAAGCGCATTTTACGGAAGGCGTGTATTACTTACCTGATAATAAAGGGCAAGAACAGCGTGCAATCACTACAGGGGATGAATCCTTTACTAAGCTGCATGCCCGCTATGTATTACCTATAGGTCATGGCATTCATGGCGCGGCGCCAAGCATGTTGCCGCAAACGGATATTAGTTGGGACCCAAGAGTCTCTGGGGTATCTAGCGTTAAGTTAACCGCCTTTACGCGGGCGCAGCAGCTTGGCATAGAGTCTATGATTCCAGAGCGTACGCAAGGGGCTGAGTTACTCCTTAATTGGGATAATCGTGACCAAGCGAATAACAGTACACAAGGTGGTGAAACCAGTTTTACTCTGCGCCATGGCTTTGAAGGTAGAGACGCACCGTCATGGACCACGTGGGAGCTTGAGCAATCGGCCTTTTTTTCACTGAGTAGCAATGAGTTATTTCGCCAGCAAGTGATGGCGCTGAATTTGTATCTGGCCGATACCCCGAGCTGGAATGACACCGATAACCAAGGTCAAGCTCATCGACCGCCCTATTACGCTGGCATTGGTTTAGGCGGCTTTGATCGCCTGCGCGGTTATTCCGCTAAGCGTTTCAGCGGCCGCAGCGCCTTACTTTATAGTATGGAGTATCGGGTGCAACCCCATTGGCAACCATTGCAACACTGGCCTGTGTTTGAGTGGTATCAAGTGCCTTGGTGGCAATGGGTTGCGTTTGCAGAAGCGGGGCAAGTCAGCGATGAGTTTTCAGCGGCAAGTTTGCATCAAGACATGCACTGGACCCTAGGCACAGGTGTACGCTTTGAAGTGGAAAGCATAGTCGTGCGTGCTGAAATCGCGAAAAGCCAAGAAAGTACGCAATTCTGGGTGATGGTTAGTCAGCCGTTTTAACCATTTTCTTGGAAACAAATTTCGACGAAAGCTTTGCCATTGAGGCTAGTGAAGGGCAGGATAATTTTCTTGCCATGAGCTTGATGGGAAATATGATGCTCTTTACCGGCCACCACCATAGGGGTGGCCATTTCAAACTGATAGCCTTTCTCGCCTAAAATCCTTTTGGCGCCGCCGCACACCATGTTAGTAATTTCACCGACCATATCTGTTACTTCATCATTGATATGGTCGGGGCACTCCCCCAGCATGTTGTGCATTATCTTAAGGGCTAAGCCTTTTTCAAAGGTTATGGATAGCGAGCCTTTTACTTGTGGGCTAATCATGCCAATCAGCCCAGACACATCACCAAGGGCTATCTCATCTTGCTTGATTCGCGGCCGGCCAGCCGACAGCTCAATGGTGGCCATAGTGCTTATCACGTTCAAGAATGACTCAAGAAACGGATTGATGTATTTAACTTCCATGTAGTTACCCTCACGATATCATTAGGCCTAAGCATAGAAGATAAATCGCCATTGAAAGTGAAACTTAGCGAAATTTTAGCGCGGGTGTGACTTCAAAATAGCCGTTAAAACCATAACAAATTAAGCCTGAACATGTGACTTAGCTGACGGGGAGTGAGTCTGCAACCACAGAGTTTTTCATCATCTGGCCAAGTTTTAGTGGTGTTATCCACTCAATGACTAACTCTTTGTGAGGGTAAAAGCAGGAATCATGCTTAACCATTAAGCGAAAATTCTTAAAAAGATCTCAAAATAATTTAAAATATGCGGCTATTAGTGGTCGTGGCTCGTTTTAAATTAAATGGTTGGTATTAAATGTCTTCAAAATCAATAAGTAGAGTGTTTAGCGTTGCGCCAATGCTAGATTGGAAGTGTGATGGTTTTTTATTTATGTAAAACAAAGGCTTGCTTTAGCTTCTTTGTTGTGGAGGGCAGAGAGGGGCAGAAAACAACAACACATTTCTTGTAGCACTCTCGAGTCTATACTACACCGTCTAAAAATTTATTCAAAAAACTTCTTCAAAGATTTGGAATTACAAAAAAAATTGAGTACATACTAAAGGTATGGCTTGTCGCTATACGTTCATCAACATAGAGAAAATTATGATGACCGTACCTTTTGCAAACTCAAGTATTGCCTCTTTAATATCTGTGAAATTTAATCATGCTCCGCTAATTTCTGTTGTAGATATTGCCGTTGAGTATCTGGGGCTTACGCCTAGTACGGCAAAGCGTAAGGCTCGTAATAACGAATTGCCATTTCCCGTTTTTCGTCTTTCTGACTCGCAAAAAGCACCATGGCTTGTAACATTTGAGCACTTTGTGGAGTATGTTGAGCGTGTAGCGTCTATGTCTCATAATGATTGGATATGCATGCAGTGCTAAAAGTGATGTAGCCCACCAGTATTCTTTATGGGCCTGGGCTTCACTTAGTTATAGCATCAAACCTTTAATTTGATTTACTTGCTCTTTTTGTCGTTTTGTCAGTGCATGGGTCTCTATAGATTCATAGGTTTTAATGAGTCGATTTGCTTGTCGCTTTTTTTGTCTATCGTTGAACTCTTCTTTAGCTTTTAGCCATTTATCAAATTGTGCTTGCATCTGCTTGAACAGTTTTTCTATTTTTAATGCTTCTTTAGCTTTTTCATGCTGATATTGCCAAGTGCTAAGTCTACGTCCTTTTTCTTGCTCAATTGGAATATAACTACGATGGTCAATGCCTATGTGCTGTAATACTGCGAGATTGAAAGCTTGTTTTATCAATCGAGTGGCTTTTTTTTGTTGAAGCTCTTTAAGCACACGATTGCCAATCACCTTGCCAATGATTAGATGAACATGGTCGCCGCTTCCTTTAGAACTATTTTGCAGTTGTTGATGCAGGACTGCACGAACTTGCTGTTTATATTGGGTGAACTCAACTTTATTTAGCTGACAAAGCTTGGCGAGGGCTATGCAGCAGTCTTGAATCATGGCGCGCCATTGCTGATGAGTGGGGCGGTAGCCTTTAGGAAGAGTTAAACAATACTCAACTGCGTAGCTCGATAAAGGGCGTCCCCCACGGCGGTTATACATCTGTTGATTAAGTCGAAACTCTTCACCCGCGAGCGCTATTTTGTTTGAGGTATTTGGGCTACCGAATATGGATACGATACGTTCTGTATGTTTGTGATTGGCGTGCTTTAGGCTTTGTAGATAGCGTTCGCGCATCATGACGCCATCACTGGCGAAGCGAACGGGTTGGGTTATTACAGTCCAGTTTTTTAGCATATTGATTATTTGCTTTAAGCTTACAAATTCATTCTAAATTTTGCAAACTACTGGAATGCAGCTATATGTATTCATTGGTGGTTCCAGATAGAACAACCCACTTCGTTCTTATGTTGTCGACTGGCAAGAAGGGTGACCCTTCTTAACTACCCTAAAAGATTAACCTATTTGGTTTTTGTGTTTTAAGTTATTACACTTAAAGAAAACTATGGCGTATATTTCCCCAATAACACTCGCTGTCAGGCTCGAAGAGTGCATAGAAACAACAATAGATAAGCTAGTTATTAACCTATGTGTCAAAGCAGGGTTCTTAACTGAACAAGATATCAAAAAGAGGTCATGTCGATATCAGTGGGTGCTTAAGCTCACTCAGCACTGTGAGGATGCTATAGCGTTAGAGGAATTGGTTGGGGGTGAGCCTATCACGCCACTGACAATCTCAAACTGCGATAAAATCATGGCACAAAAACAAAAGAAGGCGAAGACGATCGTTGAGGTTGTCGCTAAAGAAGTCATTCGAGCAATTCCAGCATATCAAGGCTAGTCGCAGATTGGGGCTGAGTTGCCTCAGTTTTTTTAGAGGTAAGTGGGGAATTAAAGCCTTGAATAAACGTCTCGGCTCATGCTTCCGGTCTTCCTTTAATTCTTGGCAAAATAGTTCTGCGAGTTCTAAAGGTCATCTTTTCTGTGGTTAGCTTCTTTCTTTGCTCAATCTGGCTAATTTATTTTGGCTTCTGTTCTTCAATGATCTGATCCGCTAACTCTGGACACTTAACTAAGCACTATTTTCAATTCAAAATTCTCAGGGCTTAAATAGCCAAGTGAACTATGCCTTCTGGTTTTGTTGTAATCAACTTCTATGTACTCAAACACTGTGTGCTTCATGGTTTCCCGGTCCATGATCGGCTCGTACTGAATGGCCTCAACCTTCAGTGAATGGAAGAAGCTCTCTGCACAGGCGTTGTCCCAGCAGCAGGCTTTGCGGCTCATGCTTTGGATAAGCTGATTTTTTTCAATTAGATCTCGATACGCATGTGAACAATATTGGCTGCCTCGGTCACTATGAACAATCACTTTTTTTGGAAACCCACGACGAAACTGCGCCATTGTCAGCGCGTCACAAGCCAGCTTAGCCGTCATGCGATTACTCATCGACCAGCCAATCACGGCGCGCGAGTACAAATCGATAATCACCGCCAGATATAGCCAGCCTTCGCTTGTCATCAGATACGTGATATCACCGACCCATTTTTGGTTCGGGCCGCTGGCATCGAAGTTCTGCTCCAGCAGATTTGGCGCCACCGAAAGCTGGTGGTCGCTGTCAGTTGTTGTTTTGAATTTACGGGCTGCTTTAGCCACTAAATTCTGTCTTGTCATGCTGTTCATAATGGTTTTCAAATTAGCGCATTCTCCATCTTCCGCGAGGTCGACTTGAATACGCCGAGCGCCAGAGCGTTCCTTGCTCTGGACAAAAAAAGCTTTGATTTGCTCATCACGGCTGTGCTGTTTGAGCAAGCGTGTACTCGGCTCTTTGCTTGATTTTCGCCAGGCATAATACCCACTTCGCGTCACGCCAAGCACTGTCGCCATTGGCTTTAGGCGAAACTGGTGCTGGTGTTCGAGCATAAATTCGAATCGTTCTACTTTTGATTCTTCCCGAAGTAGGTGGCCGCCTTTTTTAGAATGGCTAAATCCTCAGCTTGGTCGGCTAACTGGCGTTTTAACTTGGCAACTTCAGCAGCAAGCTCGGCTTCGCGCTGGCTAGTTGTCGATTTCTTCTCAATGGCAGAGCGCCAGTTATAAAGTTGTGATTCGTAGATTTTGAGCTGCCTAGCGGCTTCAGCAACACCGACACGTTCGGCTAACTTCAGGGCTTCAGCTTTAAATTCAGCCGTGTGGGTCTTGCGGGTCTTTTTGGTTGTCATATTCACCTCGTTAAGTCATTTTACTCACTTAGCGCGGTGTCCAAAAGTATTGGATCAGATCACAATGTATTAATTAAATTAAGTTGGAAACAGTCGCTGAATTGATAATTGAAAAACGATCGTTGCTGGTTTTATTACAGATAGGGGGACAGATGAAGAGTTCCACAGCATTCATGGGTGAGCCGTGGTGCCAATCTTCTGTATTATGCATGCGACTTAGAAGTGCTTGTTGCGGCACCATATAAAAATATTCGTTAAAAGCACCGTGTGGTGCTTTTCGATTTAGTGCATCGAACTGATACTCAGTGAATAAGTTTAATTGAGTATATTATTTAGATAGCAAGATCTAATTCTAAATTTTCAAGCTTAGGGCACTCATTTGTGGTGCTGCTCTTATCAATTCTATCGAGAACTACTCGAGCAACGACTTCAGCAAGTTTACATGGTACTGCGTTACCAATTTGACTAAATACTTTAGACTGAGGGCCTAAAAAATTATAGCTTTCGGGGAACGTTTGCAAAATTGCGGCTTCATCAATCGTTAATCGCCTTAATCGCGGTGGTACTTGCTTATATTCAGGATCCTGATTACCTGCTATTAGATTGCGGTGGTATTCTTCAACCCAAGATTCTTTGTCATCGTACAAGTGATCTTCATCAATAATTGGTGTTCTGTTCCCCCCCATACTTGCAGGAAGTGTACTTGACCAAGCGTCAGGGTTTAATGGTCTGCCCTGACCATTAAATAGCATTCCTGCATACGGAGATTTTCTTAGAACAGGATTAGTGGCTAATGTAATCTTTGCTTTTGTTAAATTTGGGTTTGTTGTCGTGCCTGCGCGACCTAAATGTAAGATTGCCTCTCTAAGTGAAACTGCCTCTACTCTATAATTATTGAAAGCTGACATTTCGACCGTGGGTAATCCGACTTTAGTACCTATGAAAAACACACGCTCTCGAGATTGAGGTACCCCGAATTCCTTCGCATTTAGAATGTTCATGGTAACGTTATAGCCAGCTTTATTCATTCGTCTAAATATTTCTTCGCGAACAGCTTCAAATTTAGCTAACGAACCTAGTGCTTTAACATTCTCCATGATAAAAGCCTTAGGCTTTACTCGTTCAACAACTGAGCAGTATGAAAATACCAGTTTTGAGCGGGGATCATCTTTATCCATCTTTCCTGCAACAGAAAATCCTTGGCATGGAGGGCCACCTACAACAAGATCGACACCTTCGTAAGCTACCAATTTTTCGAAATTTGTCTCATCATTAATATCACCTTCGATTAAGGTAGTGTCAGGATGGTTATGACGATATGTATTTGATGCATGTGGGTCTAGTTCTGATGCAGCGACAACAGTAAAGCCAGCGCTAACAACGCCAACATCCATTCCACCTGCACCTGCAAACATTGAAATTGCTGTTGGCACGTTCTCTCCAAAATATTGGATTTTCGAATATTTCATAAATGGTAGCATAATATTTAGATTATGAGTAGAACAAAGACTATTTACAATCAAGATTACTGTTCTTTTATACAGTGCCTGTGTGAGGAACGTAAGCGGCTGGGGCTATCTCAGATTGAGGTTGCACAGCAGCTTGGAATGACTCAGTCCGAAGTATCAAAGATAGAGACAGCCGAAAGGCGAGTTGATGTTTTTGAGTTAAAGCAGCTTTTAAAAGTCTACCGGGTTCAACACAATGAAAGGTTGAAGCATTTCGTAGTTGTTTTTTTAGGATTAGATCTGAATGAGCAAAATTTTAATAAATGAGCAGACGATTGGACTTTGAAGCCAGCACTTTGAAAGGCCACACCCATACCAACAAAGCTACGGCTGTTTTTTACTTTGAACCGGAATGATACCTCCTTTATTTTAATTATAAATATTCGATTTTGGAATATTTTAGAGCTTAGTATCTAATCGACTTCTATTACAGTTTTTGCAATCGCTATCGATACTTACGAAATGCAGCCTCATAGAACATCTACCATTCATGATTCCAGATACCGCAGAATTATTGATCTTTTAACACAAGCTCGAAAAGAGAAGGGTCTTCCACTGCTAGAGCTTGTTCAAAAGTTAGGGTTTACACAACCTGACATTTCAAAGATTGAAACGAAGGTAAACATCATTGAATTTTTAGGTTTTCTTGAGGTTATATCTGGTAAAGGCAGTGACTTCGTAAACCAAACATGGAAGAAAATCAATGAGTGTCGCAGTCAATTCAAGTCAAGCGAATATTGTTCTCAGGTCAGCAATTACTGATGTAACCCAAAATAGTTGGGTACCAAATAGCCTCCAATCGAAACAAATTGAGGATGTCATTCTTGGGACGCATCTTACATATCGTTATATATTAACAACAGGATTAATTGCGAAGGCAACCAATGAGAGTTGTAATGCTGTAACTCTACAAGCTGGTTCAAGTCTTCAAGGGGCTTATGATGCACGTTCGATTTGTCATGGTGTTTTGGTACCGATAGAGCGAGAGTTGCTTGGAGGAAGGCTAGGTGAGTCCAATGAACCTTTCTTGAATAAGCCAGCTCGTTATCCAGAGCTTTCGACTTCAAACGCAGTAAGAAGAGGGAATGATGCTCGATTACTAGAAACGACCATCAGTGTATTGAGTAGTCTTACTTCTTCAGAACATGCCTATCAGTGTTTAAAAGATTGTGTTTACTACATATTTCAGCGCAAATCTCGAAACTTGTCTGATTATCTAACCTCAAACGATTCTTCATTACAACAGACTTCTTTAATTCGCTTTGCTGATGAACTGCTAAGTCAGTCTTTTGAGGGGGAAACGTGTGCTCTTCTCGTTGGTGCTACATACAATGCCATGGGGCTTGCTCAGTCTAGAAATTTTGATGTAAAGGTTCATAAAGTGAATCAAGCTGGATCGTCATCTAAAGAAGTGTCGGATGTTGATGTATATGAAAATGGAATATTAATCCATACTATCGAAGTTAAAGACAAAACATTCACACTAGAAGATGTTCAGCACGCTATTAATAAGGCTGTTATGTCAGGAAGTAAGTCTCTAGTCTTTGCTGTTGGGCCAAGAGGGTCACTACAGGGGAGTAGTTGGGCAGAGTTGACCCAATGGTGGAGTCAACGAGGTGTTAACTTGTACTTCGTTAATGTTTTAGAACATTTTGTTTCGACCTTATCAAGCGTTCCAAGCATAGATATTCGTTCGGTTCTAGAGGTGATTAATTATCATGCGGATCAGTCTAAGATTAAAGATGATACATTTGAACATTTGGTGCAATGTTCAAAGGCTGTAATGTCTTAGGTATAGGGATGAATCGTTGCCGCTTGAACTAATTGA is from Shewanella sp. SNU WT4 and encodes:
- a CDS encoding DNA cytosine methyltransferase translates to MPTAISMFAGAGGMDVGVVSAGFTVVAASELDPHASNTYRHNHPDTTLIEGDINDETNFEKLVAYEGVDLVVGGPPCQGFSVAGKMDKDDPRSKLVFSYCSVVERVKPKAFIMENVKALGSLAKFEAVREEIFRRMNKAGYNVTMNILNAKEFGVPQSRERVFFIGTKVGLPTVEMSAFNNYRVEAVSLREAILHLGRAGTTTNPNLTKAKITLATNPVLRKSPYAGMLFNGQGRPLNPDAWSSTLPASMGGNRTPIIDEDHLYDDKESWVEEYHRNLIAGNQDPEYKQVPPRLRRLTIDEAAILQTFPESYNFLGPQSKVFSQIGNAVPCKLAEVVARVVLDRIDKSSTTNECPKLENLELDLAI
- a CDS encoding pyocin activator PrtN family protein, which translates into the protein MMTVPFANSSIASLISVKFNHAPLISVVDIAVEYLGLTPSTAKRKARNNELPFPVFRLSDSQKAPWLVTFEHFVEYVERVASMSHNDWICMQC
- a CDS encoding BamA/TamA family outer membrane protein, whose product is MKSSYKTIFASVSLCLLTATAAPVLAQTGLAQAQLDQTQLEQAAATNAKSPPEFAAVPFVFSSENLSTAFGGAGVIKHAGQVQASIFGIGLYSSNDSYVTYLSANNYQLPGLEQWLFSAETYQAHFTEGVYYLPDNKGQEQRAITTGDESFTKLHARYVLPIGHGIHGAAPSMLPQTDISWDPRVSGVSSVKLTAFTRAQQLGIESMIPERTQGAELLLNWDNRDQANNSTQGGETSFTLRHGFEGRDAPSWTTWELEQSAFFSLSSNELFRQQVMALNLYLADTPSWNDTDNQGQAHRPPYYAGIGLGGFDRLRGYSAKRFSGRSALLYSMEYRVQPHWQPLQHWPVFEWYQVPWWQWVAFAEAGQVSDEFSAASLHQDMHWTLGTGVRFEVESIVVRAEIAKSQESTQFWVMVSQPF
- a CDS encoding restriction endonuclease, SacI family, giving the protein MSVAVNSSQANIVLRSAITDVTQNSWVPNSLQSKQIEDVILGTHLTYRYILTTGLIAKATNESCNAVTLQAGSSLQGAYDARSICHGVLVPIERELLGGRLGESNEPFLNKPARYPELSTSNAVRRGNDARLLETTISVLSSLTSSEHAYQCLKDCVYYIFQRKSRNLSDYLTSNDSSLQQTSLIRFADELLSQSFEGETCALLVGATYNAMGLAQSRNFDVKVHKVNQAGSSSKEVSDVDVYENGILIHTIEVKDKTFTLEDVQHAINKAVMSGSKSLVFAVGPRGSLQGSSWAELTQWWSQRGVNLYFVNVLEHFVSTLSSVPSIDIRSVLEVINYHADQSKIKDDTFEHLVQCSKAVMS
- the alr gene encoding alanine racemase; protein product: MKPFPRAEISVSALQHNLAQLKLVAPTSRIMAVVKANAYGHGLLPVARTLDGVADGFGLARLEEALKLRHGLITSKLLLLEGFFRAEDLPLLVLHDIDTVVHHESQLEMLEQAQLAKPVTVWLKIDSGMHRLGFTAAQFEAVYQRLLACQNVAKPVHLITHFACADEPDNPFTLAQYDQFCELTQALDGDRSLANSAGALYWPQTQRDWIRPGIAMYGVSPVTGDVGSNHGLVAAMELKSRLIAIRDHKAGDSVGYGAYWRAPQDTRLGVVAIGYGDGYPRNAPSGTPVWINGRRVPIVGRVSMDMLTVDLGPASSDNVGDDVLLWGQALPVEEVAEHIGTIAYELVTKLTPRVSLFFE
- a CDS encoding chemotaxis protein CheX is translated as MEVKYINPFLESFLNVISTMATIELSAGRPRIKQDEIALGDVSGLIGMISPQVKGSLSITFEKGLALKIMHNMLGECPDHINDEVTDMVGEITNMVCGGAKRILGEKGYQFEMATPMVVAGKEHHISHQAHGKKIILPFTSLNGKAFVEICFQENG
- a CDS encoding IS3 family transposase (programmed frameshift); protein product: MTTKKTRKTHTAEFKAEALKLAERVGVAEAARQLKIYESQLYNWRSAIEKKSTTSQREAELAAEVAKLKRQLADQAEDLAIPKKGGHLLREESKVERFEFMLEHQHQFRLKPMATVLGVTRSGYYAWRKSSKEPSTRLLKQHSRDEQIKAFFVQSKERSGARRIQVDLAEDGECANLKTIMNSMTRQNLVAKAARKFKTTTDSDHQLSVAPNLLEQNFDASGPNQKWVGDITYLMTSEGWLYLAVIIDLYSRAVIGWSMSNRMTAKLACDALTMAQFRRGFPKKVIVHSDRGSQYCSHAYRDLIEKNQLIQSMSRKACCWDNACAESFFHSLKVEAIQYEPIMDRETMKHTVFEYIEVDYNKTRRHSSLGYLSPENFELKIVLS